From Marivirga harenae, one genomic window encodes:
- a CDS encoding ribonucleoside-diphosphate reductase subunit alpha, translating to MLVVKRDGRRETVKFDKITARIEKLCYGLDLNYIQPIDVARKVINGIYDGVTTQELDNLAAETAASMTVKHPDYSKLSARIAISNLHKTTSKSFSNTMKRLYTYVDAKTGQNAPLLSTETYGIIKKHAAQLDSAIIYDRDFGYDFFGFKTLERSYLMKVDGKIVERPQHMLMRVAIGIHGEDIESAIKTYNLMSEKWFTHATPTLFNAGTPKPQLSSCFLLTIQEDSIDGIYDTLKQTAKISQSAGGIGLSIHNVRATGSYIKGTGGVSNGIVPMLRNFDMTARYVDQGGGKRKGSFAIYLEPWHADIFDFLDLKKNHGKEEMRARDLFYAMWMSDLFMKRVEANTEWTLFDPNEAPGLDEAYGDDFEKLYEKYEREGRGRKTVKAQELWFEILESQIETGTPYMLYKDAANKKSNQKNLGTIKSSNLCTEIMEYTSKDEVAVCNLASIALPMFVQQDENGQNFFDHDKLYDITYTATVNLNRVIDVNYYPVKEAKTSNMKHRPIGLGVQGLADAFMLLRYPFDSEESRKLNKEIFETIYFAAMTASKDLAIKEGAYETYKGSPVSKGIFQFDMWNVTPTERWDWTTLKQEVKKNGVRNSLLVAPMPTASTSQILGNNECFEPYTSNIYTRRTLSGEFVVVNKHLMRDLIERGLWNDNMKNKLIAANGSVQDIAEVPADIKELYKTVWEISQKSIIDMAADRGAFICQSQSMNLFMQDPNFGKMTSMHFYAWKKGLKTGMYYLRSKAATSAIQFTVDKSQLGEPQPEQKPQDITQNTDTKVTRPSNPSPGQGPQASTEDDLAALKAAQVACSLDNPDDCEMCGS from the coding sequence ATGTTAGTTGTAAAAAGAGACGGTAGGAGAGAAACCGTTAAGTTCGATAAAATTACTGCCCGCATAGAGAAACTATGCTACGGCCTAGATCTTAATTATATTCAGCCAATTGATGTGGCCAGAAAAGTAATTAACGGTATTTACGATGGCGTAACTACCCAGGAATTGGATAACCTAGCAGCTGAAACGGCTGCTTCCATGACGGTTAAGCATCCTGACTATTCTAAGCTTTCCGCCAGAATTGCCATTTCCAATTTGCATAAAACTACAAGTAAGTCTTTCAGCAATACAATGAAAAGACTTTACACTTATGTGGATGCAAAGACAGGACAAAACGCACCTTTGCTTTCTACTGAAACTTACGGTATCATCAAAAAACATGCGGCTCAATTAGATTCTGCTATTATCTACGACCGTGATTTTGGATATGATTTCTTTGGTTTCAAGACCTTGGAGCGTTCTTACTTAATGAAAGTGGATGGTAAAATTGTAGAGCGCCCGCAACATATGTTGATGCGTGTAGCTATCGGTATCCATGGGGAAGATATTGAATCAGCCATCAAAACGTATAATTTGATGTCTGAAAAGTGGTTTACACATGCTACTCCAACACTTTTCAATGCAGGTACTCCTAAACCACAATTGTCATCCTGTTTCCTATTGACCATTCAAGAAGATAGTATTGATGGAATTTATGATACTTTAAAGCAAACGGCTAAAATCTCTCAATCAGCTGGAGGTATCGGACTAAGCATCCACAATGTAAGAGCAACAGGTTCATACATCAAAGGAACCGGTGGGGTTTCCAATGGTATTGTGCCTATGTTGAGAAACTTTGATATGACCGCAAGATATGTTGATCAAGGTGGTGGAAAAAGAAAAGGTAGTTTTGCTATCTACCTTGAACCTTGGCATGCTGACATTTTCGATTTCTTGGATTTGAAAAAAAATCATGGGAAAGAAGAAATGCGTGCACGTGATTTATTCTACGCCATGTGGATGTCAGATTTATTCATGAAGAGAGTGGAAGCCAATACCGAATGGACTTTGTTCGATCCGAATGAAGCACCAGGATTGGATGAAGCTTATGGAGATGATTTCGAGAAGCTTTATGAGAAATACGAAAGAGAAGGAAGAGGAAGAAAAACGGTTAAAGCACAAGAGCTTTGGTTTGAAATCTTAGAATCTCAGATTGAGACAGGTACTCCATATATGTTGTATAAAGATGCGGCTAACAAAAAGTCGAATCAGAAAAACTTAGGTACAATTAAGTCTTCGAACTTATGTACTGAGATTATGGAATACACGTCTAAGGATGAAGTAGCTGTTTGTAATCTGGCTTCTATTGCCTTGCCAATGTTTGTGCAGCAAGATGAAAACGGACAGAATTTCTTCGATCATGATAAATTATATGACATTACTTATACAGCTACAGTAAACCTTAACCGTGTAATCGATGTGAATTATTATCCGGTAAAGGAGGCGAAGACGTCAAATATGAAACACCGACCAATTGGTTTGGGTGTTCAGGGATTAGCCGATGCTTTCATGTTATTGCGTTATCCATTCGATTCTGAAGAGTCAAGAAAACTGAATAAAGAAATCTTTGAGACCATTTATTTTGCTGCTATGACCGCTTCAAAAGACTTGGCAATTAAAGAAGGTGCTTACGAAACCTATAAAGGTTCTCCGGTATCTAAAGGAATCTTCCAATTCGATATGTGGAACGTAACACCTACCGAAAGATGGGATTGGACTACTTTGAAGCAAGAAGTGAAGAAAAACGGTGTGCGTAACTCGCTATTGGTAGCGCCTATGCCTACAGCTTCTACTTCTCAAATCTTAGGAAATAATGAGTGCTTTGAGCCATATACTTCAAACATCTATACCAGAAGAACATTATCTGGCGAGTTTGTAGTAGTGAATAAGCACTTAATGCGTGACCTGATCGAAAGAGGCTTGTGGAATGATAATATGAAGAACAAGCTGATTGCAGCCAATGGTTCAGTTCAGGATATTGCTGAGGTGCCGGCTGATATCAAAGAATTGTATAAAACAGTTTGGGAGATTTCTCAGAAGTCCATTATTGATATGGCAGCTGATCGTGGCGCATTTATTTGTCAGTCACAGAGTATGAACTTGTTTATGCAAGATCCTAACTTTGGTAAAATGACTTCTATGCATTTCTACGCTTGGAAGAAGGGATTGAAAACGGGTATGTATTACTTGAGATCTAAAGCGGCAACAAGTGCAATTCAGTTTACGGTTGATAAGAGTCAGTTGGGTGAGCCGCAACCGGAACAGAAGCCACAGGATATCACACAAAATACGGATACTAAAGTGACCAGGCCTAGTAATCCAAGTCCGGGACAAGGACCACAAGCTAGCACTGAAGATGACTTGGCAGCGCTTAAAGCAGCGCAAGTTGCTTGTTCATTAGATAACCCTGATGATTGTGAAATGTGTGGGTCTTGA
- a CDS encoding DUF4230 domain-containing protein has translation MKKYLFTALVVTLIVAPLAVWATLELQHPRKYLEETQVKEVILQQDFHGAKVVLNDVYFVHRRNKPNRPIIAYYEIPVEISAFVDLQQMAVSSDDNQNIEILLPDPQLDEPNFQWDKAEFESLRMLDLDITLFENRMEAAMKEIREIEESRKDKITEAALKSGILQLTKLQLSEVFEAIFLPLDQEVSIRFAGDEEKDEFENSIKTSKEILSDLEKELMSFDTQKDIGME, from the coding sequence ATGAAAAAGTATCTGTTTACCGCCCTAGTTGTAACATTAATTGTAGCTCCACTAGCAGTCTGGGCTACTTTAGAGCTGCAGCATCCAAGGAAGTACTTGGAAGAAACACAAGTGAAAGAAGTAATCCTCCAACAAGATTTTCATGGAGCTAAAGTAGTATTGAACGATGTCTATTTTGTGCATCGAAGGAACAAACCCAACCGACCTATTATTGCCTATTATGAAATTCCTGTGGAAATTTCCGCTTTTGTGGATTTGCAACAAATGGCCGTGAGCAGTGATGATAATCAGAATATTGAAATCCTATTGCCTGATCCGCAATTAGATGAGCCCAATTTTCAATGGGACAAAGCTGAATTTGAAAGTCTCAGAATGTTGGATTTAGACATTACGCTCTTCGAAAACAGAATGGAGGCAGCTATGAAGGAGATTAGAGAGATAGAAGAATCGAGGAAAGATAAAATCACCGAAGCAGCATTAAAGTCTGGCATCTTGCAGCTTACCAAACTACAATTATCGGAAGTATTTGAAGCTATTTTCCTACCGCTAGATCAAGAAGTGAGCATTCGCTTTGCTGGAGATGAGGAGAAGGATGAGTTTGAAAATTCTATAAAAACTTCCAAGGAAATTTTAAGTGATTTGGAAAAGGAATTGATGTCTTTTGATACACAAAAGGATATTGGGATGGAATAA
- a CDS encoding GxxExxY protein: MNTRKAFLKELTYKINGAAIEVHKELGPGLLESVYHQCLIHELRNRNVYFQSERLIEVNYKGLNLDTNLRCDLLVEKSICVELKAVKEMLPVHDAQILSYMKLLKVPKGILYNFNVYNLYNEGQKTFVNEFFI, encoded by the coding sequence ATGAATACCCGAAAAGCTTTTTTAAAAGAATTAACCTACAAAATTAACGGTGCTGCAATAGAGGTTCATAAGGAATTAGGACCTGGCCTGTTAGAAAGTGTATATCATCAATGTCTGATACATGAATTGAGAAACCGAAATGTTTATTTTCAGTCAGAGAGATTAATTGAAGTAAATTACAAAGGATTGAATTTAGATACTAATCTAAGATGTGACCTACTAGTGGAAAAATCAATTTGTGTCGAACTCAAAGCCGTGAAAGAAATGCTACCGGTTCATGATGCCCAAATTTTATCATATATGAAGCTTTTGAAGGTGCCAAAGGGTATTTTATATAATTTCAATGTCTACAATCTTTATAACGAAGGACAAAAAACTTTTGTAAATGAATTTTTCATTTAA
- a CDS encoding nitroreductase family protein encodes MKNHTIEDKNISAQEQLELLKKRRSTVAFSDQEVTKNQLEEIFEATRWAASCFNEQPWRFIVAKKSHHELFNKVLSGINENNQTWAKNAPVLMLTFAKKTFEKNDKPNMHHMHDLGLAVGNMSAQATAMGLYLHQMAGIVRDNIQRDFDIPDDYEIVSGIALGYKLEIKDVPEELQARESKERARKAISEIVFDGNWGESSF; translated from the coding sequence ATGAAAAATCATACTATTGAAGATAAAAATATCAGCGCTCAAGAACAATTGGAACTGCTGAAAAAGCGAAGAAGCACAGTTGCTTTTTCTGATCAAGAGGTGACAAAGAACCAATTGGAAGAAATATTTGAAGCTACGCGCTGGGCAGCCTCTTGTTTCAATGAACAGCCTTGGCGATTTATTGTAGCTAAAAAATCTCATCATGAGCTTTTCAATAAGGTTTTAAGCGGAATTAATGAAAATAATCAAACTTGGGCAAAAAATGCGCCCGTGCTGATGCTGACTTTTGCTAAAAAGACGTTTGAAAAGAATGATAAACCCAATATGCACCACATGCACGACCTAGGCTTAGCCGTTGGGAATATGTCTGCTCAAGCCACCGCTATGGGCTTATATTTACATCAGATGGCAGGAATTGTAAGGGATAATATCCAACGGGATTTTGATATTCCCGATGATTATGAAATTGTTTCCGGTATTGCTTTGGGATATAAATTGGAGATAAAAGATGTGCCTGAAGAATTACAGGCGAGAGAATCCAAAGAGCGTGCTAGAAAAGCTATTTCTGAAATTGTATTTGATGGCAACTGGGGAGAAAGTTCATTTTAA
- a CDS encoding VOC family protein, with product MKDYKIPPQTHIGHVHLKVSDLDKALDFYHALLGFEIIQRLGDQAVFISAGGYHHHIGLNTWQSKGSGPAPKKYPGLFHTAIVYPTRKSLAEIFLRLREAKYPLTGAANHGVSEALYLDDPDGNGVELYWDKSNEDWPKNAEGGIDMYTQPLDLKDLLSELN from the coding sequence ATGAAAGATTACAAAATTCCTCCGCAGACACATATAGGACACGTGCATTTAAAAGTGTCAGATCTCGACAAGGCCTTGGATTTTTATCATGCGCTTTTAGGTTTTGAAATTATCCAAAGGTTGGGTGATCAGGCCGTCTTTATTTCAGCAGGTGGATACCATCATCATATTGGTCTAAACACTTGGCAAAGCAAAGGTTCGGGCCCTGCTCCTAAAAAGTATCCTGGATTATTTCATACTGCAATAGTGTATCCAACTAGAAAATCTTTGGCAGAAATCTTCTTGCGGTTACGAGAAGCTAAGTATCCACTCACGGGTGCAGCCAATCATGGTGTTTCTGAAGCACTATATTTGGATGATCCTGATGGAAATGGAGTAGAACTTTACTGGGACAAGTCAAATGAGGATTGGCCGAAAAATGCTGAAGGAGGTATTGATATGTACACACAACCACTCGATTTGAAAGACCTTTTAAGCGAATTGAATTAA
- a CDS encoding 7TM diverse intracellular signaling domain-containing protein: MIFLSLLISLFISDPLKVTQDQNEIILGLKELQSYEDKSNQLTFADVKSPSFAANFTQKPNYKPEDYNRNSTYWVKLNFTLPEYEGNYILEFYDQTIDSINVFIRQNRGVYRKYNLGDSYPFSSKSIKHKNFDLTLDANSEYEAYIQIRNSQYADIRVAIKRIDRFIQYSLNEYFLYGIFYGMILIISLYNLLIYLAIREIKYIYYTFYILSVGFYALCIDGIAYQYLWPEQPNWNQLAYGVALYSIILWSSIFSMRFLNTKIRAPKLHKLIVAVLTARSLLFVYSLFFDPSLFRFRNLEIILLSIIFVSSIFVFRRGYKPARFFVVAYGILFLGFLMRALINWSVIPFTTFSYYSLHIGFILEMLFLTFALSDRVRILKANRDRALKRIVTQHEQNVKVINKINKGLERKVEERTKDLHEKNIELQVSNEQINKQSREIAEINSMLDLDNWKLKNNIKKIQRERLLNKNLNFSEFSEIFTTKDQCLEVLASFKWKNGYECQRCDNTKYQLNEENLARRCTKCGYNESPTAYTIFKGIKFDLPKAFFIVYAHLNEDRYTLDELAQIMNMRRNTIWDFQRKVHDEVENNGKAYLNNLLHFGYERLTNFVEVKR; the protein is encoded by the coding sequence ATGATTTTCCTTTCATTACTTATTTCATTATTCATTTCCGATCCCTTGAAAGTAACTCAGGATCAAAATGAGATAATTCTTGGTCTGAAAGAATTGCAATCATATGAGGATAAAAGCAATCAATTAACATTTGCAGATGTGAAGTCTCCATCTTTTGCGGCAAATTTTACCCAGAAACCCAACTATAAACCCGAAGACTATAATAGGAATTCTACTTATTGGGTAAAATTGAATTTTACGCTTCCAGAGTATGAGGGAAATTATATTTTAGAGTTTTACGATCAAACCATTGATAGCATAAATGTTTTTATCAGGCAGAATAGAGGAGTGTATCGAAAGTATAATTTGGGTGATTCCTACCCATTCAGTAGTAAATCAATCAAGCACAAGAATTTTGATTTGACGTTAGATGCCAATAGTGAATATGAAGCTTATATTCAAATAAGGAATTCTCAATATGCTGATATAAGAGTGGCTATAAAGCGGATTGATCGTTTTATACAGTACAGTCTCAATGAATACTTTTTGTATGGGATATTTTATGGAATGATTTTAATCATTTCACTGTATAATTTATTGATTTATCTGGCTATCAGAGAGATAAAGTATATTTATTATACTTTTTACATTTTGAGTGTGGGTTTTTATGCCCTATGTATTGATGGGATAGCGTACCAATACTTATGGCCTGAACAACCCAATTGGAATCAGCTGGCCTATGGCGTTGCCCTGTATTCAATTATTCTTTGGTCATCTATATTTTCCATGCGCTTTTTGAATACTAAAATTAGAGCGCCAAAGCTTCATAAATTGATAGTAGCAGTATTGACAGCTCGATCATTACTATTTGTTTACTCATTATTTTTTGATCCCTCTTTATTTAGATTTCGAAATCTGGAGATTATATTACTTTCCATCATATTTGTCAGTAGTATTTTTGTTTTTAGAAGAGGATATAAACCGGCTCGTTTCTTTGTTGTGGCGTATGGAATACTATTCCTAGGGTTTCTGATGCGAGCCCTCATCAATTGGTCGGTAATTCCATTTACTACCTTCAGTTACTATAGTCTTCATATTGGCTTTATATTAGAAATGTTGTTTTTAACCTTTGCCCTGTCTGATAGGGTAAGAATTTTGAAGGCTAACAGAGACAGGGCCTTAAAAAGGATTGTTACGCAACATGAACAAAATGTAAAAGTGATCAATAAGATCAACAAAGGGCTAGAAAGGAAGGTGGAGGAAAGAACAAAAGACCTTCATGAGAAAAATATTGAGCTACAAGTTTCAAATGAGCAAATTAATAAGCAATCGAGGGAAATCGCTGAAATTAACTCAATGCTTGATCTGGATAATTGGAAACTAAAAAACAATATCAAGAAGATTCAGCGGGAAAGACTACTGAATAAGAACTTAAATTTTTCTGAGTTTTCAGAAATTTTCACCACCAAAGATCAATGTCTTGAAGTTTTGGCTTCTTTCAAATGGAAAAACGGATACGAATGCCAAAGGTGTGATAATACTAAGTATCAACTTAATGAAGAGAATCTAGCTAGAAGATGCACTAAATGTGGATACAATGAAAGTCCAACTGCATACACCATTTTTAAAGGTATTAAATTCGACTTACCCAAAGCTTTCTTTATTGTTTATGCCCATCTCAATGAGGACCGTTATACGTTGGATGAACTAGCACAGATCATGAACATGAGGAGGAATACCATTTGGGATTTCCAGCGAAAAGTACACGATGAAGTAGAAAATAATGGTAAAGCATATCTCAATAACCTGCTACACTTTGGATATGAAAGATTAACAAATTTTGTAGAAGTGAAGCGATAA
- a CDS encoding SusC/RagA family TonB-linked outer membrane protein, whose protein sequence is MNKIIRLVLLLFFIASSSMAQVELKGTVSDVSTKEAIPGVSIQVIGTGSGTVTDLDGNYSLTIAEDASLRFSFIGYKTQEINVNGRSVINIQLEEDIEALEEVVVVGYGAIKKSDLTGSISSVKSEEMIKAPAADPMQSLQGKVAGLQVLNSSGQPGSESNVRLRGINTLNDNRVLYVVDGVIIEGGIGFLNSNDIESVEVLKDASSKAIYGTRGANGVILVTTKSAKEGEGSISFSSEYGVESIANKIGVMSGPEFANYINDVNPGTYNNIGILPDTDWQDLVFQDAQPVQTYTLSAKGATEKLNYYISGGYFSQEGIVPKSDFERFTFKLNTSYEVKPYLTIGTNLTGINLQATNPPGVVNTLIRAWPINAPYNSDDTFAEVEGSNPLAAIEYNNSSRNELRALGNFYAEFYFLEDFEFRTSYQFDLSNSKNRSFTPEYFVAPLQQNEESSISVGFGESRNWIFENTLSYNKEFDKSTINSVIGYTAQEINSEFINGGRRNLIGVDPSLWYLSAGAEDLQTNSNGGGTSALTSILFRTNYAYDGRYLATITFRRDGSSRFGQNNRYANFPAAALGWNISNEDFYPVNFIVNNLKFRASYGLNGNQNIPANDQFSRIGSGVNTVFGFDDTLINGASFVGSPGNSDLRWETTAEYDLGVEFDLFQSRLTGELDYYNRTTRDILVNLDLPGYAGAGAFVQKRFNAATVNNSGIEFALNWVDDIGEFTYGLGINGYTNKNEVLNLGEDIGASEQIIGGDLGNGQRVTYTEVGQPIGYFYGYKVAGVFQNEEELEEFPRLSQQRVGDFIYEDVNGDGELNDEDKTFIGSWIPDFVYGFNFNVGYKGINVSADFAGQMGNSIYNGKQAIRFSTLNFEDRFLDRWTGEETSNTDPRASLSGINYQPSDYFVEDASFLKLRTITVNYQIPQSLLEKINFSNASIFFRGTNLFVWTDYSGYTPEIGSGNSALGGVIDNGIYPTTRVLSGGLNVTF, encoded by the coding sequence ATGAACAAAATTATACGATTAGTCTTGTTATTATTTTTCATCGCCAGTTCGTCCATGGCTCAAGTGGAATTAAAAGGAACTGTATCTGATGTTTCTACCAAAGAAGCTATTCCCGGTGTTTCTATTCAAGTAATTGGAACTGGAAGCGGTACTGTAACTGATCTTGACGGTAATTATAGTTTAACTATTGCAGAAGATGCTTCTTTGAGATTTTCATTTATTGGTTACAAAACTCAAGAAATAAATGTGAATGGTAGGAGCGTGATTAACATTCAATTAGAAGAAGACATTGAGGCCTTGGAAGAAGTTGTGGTAGTAGGTTATGGAGCTATCAAAAAAAGCGATTTGACTGGTTCGATTTCTTCTGTAAAGTCAGAAGAGATGATTAAAGCTCCTGCTGCAGATCCGATGCAGTCTTTGCAAGGGAAGGTAGCTGGATTGCAGGTGTTGAATAGTTCAGGTCAGCCTGGATCAGAGTCAAACGTCCGGTTAAGAGGTATCAATACATTAAATGACAATAGAGTATTATATGTCGTAGATGGGGTCATAATTGAGGGGGGAATCGGATTTTTGAATAGTAATGACATTGAATCTGTGGAGGTTTTGAAAGATGCTTCGTCCAAAGCAATCTACGGGACGAGAGGTGCTAATGGAGTAATTCTAGTAACAACAAAATCTGCAAAAGAAGGCGAAGGTAGTATTTCTTTCTCATCCGAATATGGGGTTGAAAGCATTGCTAATAAAATAGGGGTCATGTCAGGACCTGAATTTGCTAATTATATAAATGACGTTAATCCCGGTACATATAATAACATTGGAATTCTCCCGGATACCGATTGGCAGGACTTGGTTTTTCAAGATGCGCAACCCGTTCAAACTTATACGCTATCAGCTAAAGGGGCTACAGAAAAACTTAATTATTACATTTCAGGTGGATATTTCTCGCAAGAGGGTATTGTGCCCAAGTCAGATTTTGAAAGATTTACTTTCAAATTGAATACGAGCTACGAAGTAAAGCCCTACTTGACCATTGGGACTAATCTAACGGGGATTAATCTTCAGGCTACTAATCCTCCGGGCGTTGTGAATACTTTAATCAGAGCCTGGCCAATCAATGCTCCTTATAATAGCGATGACACCTTTGCTGAGGTGGAAGGAAGTAACCCTTTGGCAGCTATTGAATATAATAACTCCTCTAGAAATGAGTTAAGAGCTTTAGGTAACTTTTATGCGGAATTCTACTTCTTGGAAGATTTTGAATTTAGAACAAGTTATCAGTTTGACTTGAGTAATAGTAAAAACCGTTCTTTTACTCCAGAATATTTTGTTGCCCCCTTGCAGCAAAATGAAGAAAGTAGTATTAGTGTAGGCTTTGGGGAGAGCAGAAATTGGATATTTGAAAATACCCTTTCTTACAATAAGGAATTCGATAAAAGCACAATAAATAGTGTTATTGGATATACCGCTCAGGAAATAAATTCGGAGTTTATAAATGGTGGAAGAAGAAACTTAATAGGTGTTGACCCAAGCCTTTGGTATTTAAGTGCTGGTGCTGAAGATTTGCAGACCAATTCAAATGGTGGAGGAACTAGTGCTTTAACTTCCATTCTATTTAGAACAAACTATGCTTATGATGGTAGATATTTAGCTACTATCACTTTTCGTAGAGACGGTTCATCCCGCTTTGGACAAAATAATAGATACGCAAACTTTCCGGCTGCTGCATTAGGTTGGAATATTTCAAATGAAGATTTCTATCCGGTTAATTTTATTGTGAATAATTTGAAATTTCGAGCTAGTTATGGTTTAAATGGTAATCAAAATATTCCGGCAAATGATCAATTCTCTAGAATTGGTTCTGGCGTTAATACAGTTTTTGGTTTTGATGATACCCTAATTAACGGAGCTTCTTTCGTGGGAAGTCCTGGGAACTCTGATTTAAGATGGGAAACCACTGCAGAATATGATTTAGGCGTTGAATTTGATTTGTTTCAAAGTCGATTAACTGGAGAGTTGGATTACTATAATCGTACTACAAGAGATATACTGGTAAATTTAGACTTACCAGGCTATGCCGGTGCTGGGGCATTTGTTCAGAAGAGGTTTAATGCTGCCACAGTGAACAATAGCGGAATCGAATTTGCATTAAATTGGGTCGATGATATAGGGGAATTCACCTACGGTTTGGGGATTAATGGTTATACCAATAAAAACGAAGTACTGAATTTAGGTGAAGATATAGGAGCCTCAGAGCAGATTATCGGTGGAGATTTAGGCAATGGACAAAGAGTTACCTATACTGAGGTCGGGCAACCGATTGGGTATTTTTATGGCTACAAAGTGGCAGGCGTTTTTCAAAATGAAGAAGAACTAGAGGAATTTCCTCGCTTAAGCCAGCAAAGAGTTGGTGATTTTATTTATGAGGATGTGAATGGTGACGGAGAATTAAATGATGAGGACAAGACATTTATTGGTTCTTGGATCCCCGATTTTGTTTATGGCTTTAACTTTAATGTGGGTTATAAAGGCATTAATGTTTCAGCTGATTTTGCAGGACAAATGGGGAATAGTATTTACAATGGAAAACAAGCTATCAGATTCTCGACTCTAAATTTCGAGGATCGTTTCTTAGATAGATGGACTGGCGAGGAAACCTCAAATACTGACCCGAGAGCTTCTCTTTCAGGTATTAATTACCAACCTTCAGATTATTTTGTGGAGGATGCCTCTTTCCTAAAACTAAGAACAATTACCGTAAATTATCAGATACCACAATCCCTACTCGAGAAGATTAATTTTAGCAATGCCTCAATTTTCTTTAGAGGAACCAACCTTTTTGTATGGACTGATTACTCAGGATATACTCCAGAGATTGGAAGTGGTAATTCTGCATTAGGCGGTGTGATTGACAATGGTATTTACCCAACCACTAGGGTGCTAAGTGGAGGTTTAAATGTGACATTTTAA